AGATCTTCTTCCTCAACATACTTCACCCATACGGCCTTGGCTTCAGGATAACGCCTTTTCCAGTAATTCTGACTTCTCTCTGAAACCCCAACAAATACCAATCTTCTGGACATATTATCTGATATTCGTAACAGCACACCAGGATTCTTATGAGACAGCCCATTGCCAACAACCAAAATATATCCAGGTTGAAGATCATATTTTTTCAGAATTCCATATTCATTCTCTTCTCTTTCCACAGTGAATCTTACATCTATACCAAGGGGTCTAACTTTCGGGTTTTTTCCTACAAAACCTATCAGGTTCTTTGTCTCTTCCATGCTCCATAAGGAATCGTACCAGGTAAGATCTGCCCTTTTAATGGCGTTCTTGACCCTGTGCATATCGAGAAAGACCTTGACCCGTCTCCTGTAAGCAGGGTGTGTCAGGTCAAGAACGTCATGGACGATATTAACGGCGGAGCAGTGACAACCAAACAGGGGCAGCTTTGGATACGGGCTAAAATAAAGTTTAAAATCCGTTTTTGATAAATGAGCTAAAGCCTTCTCTGTTTTCAAAAAAGACTTGGGGATCTCCTGGACCCTGATTTTTTCAAGGTTCCTAACACTTGAAGGAATGGCGCCTGCCATATGTGTGGCAAGAACAATTTCATCCACAACAGGACTCTCTGCCAAGGCCTCAACTATTCCTTTCAGGACTCTTCCTATTCCAGTAAATCTACCGAGAACGAACTCGCGAGCGTCTACGAGGACTCTTTTGCGAACAACCCTCATGGTCCCCCCCCGGACAACAGCTTAGAATAAACCCCTTCAATCGATCTTGCGTGGGACTGCAGATCAAAGTTCTCCATCGCCCTCTTTCTGTTCTTTTCGGCCAAACGACTTCTCAGCCTCGCGTCTTCCGTTAACTTAATAATAGCAGAAGCCATTCCCTCCAAGTCATTGAAATCGACAAGAATTGCGTTAATGGCATCAGTTACGGCCTCTTCAATCTCGCCTATTCTGGAGGCCAAGACCGGCAATCCTACGCTCATGGCCTCTAAAAGCGATCTGCTGAAGCCTTCCCTTGAGGAGGGCAAAACAAAGACATCGAGCCCGGAAAAAACGTTTCTGATGTTCTCGTAAAAATCACGAAAATGGACATGACCGTCCAGGCCCATGTCCGAAACAAGCCTGCGGATCATTGCATAATATGCGAGATCCACTGTTCGCCCAATGATCAGGACCTTTACCGGAAGACCCGGTTTTCTTTGTATTGCTCTGATCAGTCCTTTCAAAAAGAAGTCCTGACCCTTAAGCGGCAAGATGCTTCCCACGATACCGAAAAGAATTTCGTCCTTTACGCCTAGTTTCTCTCTGAACCTCTGTCTCGCTATTTGGTTCCTTTTGAATTTCCTGGTATCCACACCGTTATATACCACCACGGTCCTGTTTTTTATCCTGTTCCCGAATCTACCAAACCGCGTAACCTGGACCCCCCTTGAAACACACACTATGATTCCGGCCAGCAAAGCAAGGAATCCGTCATAGAAAAAAATGTCTCTGATGGTCTCGCGCACGTGCCATATAACCGGAATACCCAGCATGCGACCTGCAAGCCCTCCGTAAAGGCAGGCTCTAGACCCGTTCACATGCAAAAAATGTACCCCGCTACCCCTGATAATCCTCACAAGCCTGAAAAGCGAGCCAAAAGGAGCTCCTTTTGGCATTCGCCTGAGGGAAGGAATACTGCATGAGCGGACAGTAATACCGAAACTCCTCAGCTGGACGGCAATCTCGCCCTCTTCAGGCACCAATGCCACGGGATCAATACGCCTCCTGTCGACACTCCTTATGAGTTCCAAGAAACTGATCTCTCCTCCTCCCAAAAAGAAGGAATGATTGAAGAGATATGCCACTCTAATAATACCCAACGCCCCTCCCTTGTCTCCTTTGCCCGTCTGCCGGTTCTCCATCAGGGGAGGCTCTCCCCGAACGCGGCCGATTCAAGTACCGACTCATACTGTCCGGCAATGGCGTCCCAGAGGAACAGCCGCTTCACCTTCTCGTATCCTCTCCTTCCCATCTCTTCCCGCTGGGGCCTGTCCCTGATCAGCTCCAGGACCGCTTGAGCAAAGGCCCGGTGGTCAAGAGTGGGTACAAGGAGGCCGGTGTGACCGTTGTCGACGACCTCCCTTATTGCCGTATTTGATACCGATACCACGGCCTTTTCATAGTTCATGGCCTCGGCCAAGACAATCCCGAATGTTTCGAACGTGGAGTGAAACAGGAACAGGTCCGCCGCCATCTGATACACGGGTATCTCGCCGTCGGGAATGAATCCGGGAAAGATCACCCTGCCTTCAATCCCCAGTTCAACAGCGAGGCATTTAAGACGTTCAAGATCCTCTCCCTTTCCACCTATGATCAGACGCGCTTCCGGTTCACGGGTAAGGATCCCGGGCATGCTTCTGATGATAACGTCGATCCGCTTGAGGGCGTCCACCCGCTGCAACGCAAATAGAACCGGGGCCTTTCGGGGTATGTCAAACCTCGCTCGAAAAGAGGCCAGCTGTTCATAAGAGACAGGGACCGGCTCCTCGACTCCGTTATAGATTACATGGCCGTGATGGGAAGATGAACCGTAGATAACGTCCCGGCAGTATCCTGACACGAAAGTCATATCCGCACAGCCAAGGCCGACGAACCTGTGCCAGTATTTCCACAAGGGCGGGACCCCGGGTCCTGGCACATCGCGGCCGTTATATGTGATGACGCAGGGAACTCTGAGAAATCTCTGGGCGTAAAGGCCCGCAAGACCTGTGGGCATTACATAGTGGACGTTCATAACATGGGGCCTGAATTCCCCCGCAGCCCGCTTTACGGCCGAAACGGCCGACAGGGAAAAGGGAGGAATCAGTCCGCGGGTAAGTCGGTGTCCCCTCACCCTGAACATGGTCAGCCTGTCATGATAGCGGCTTACCTTAAAATTTATCAATCTGTCATATTCCTTCGAACTGCTGCTCTCCAGAATCTTTTGGGACAGGTGAGGAGTCAGAACCAGGACGGTGTGA
The nucleotide sequence above comes from Desulfobacterales bacterium. Encoded proteins:
- a CDS encoding glycosyltransferase family 1 protein: MRVVRKRVLVDAREFVLGRFTGIGRVLKGIVEALAESPVVDEIVLATHMAGAIPSSVRNLEKIRVQEIPKSFLKTEKALAHLSKTDFKLYFSPYPKLPLFGCHCSAVNIVHDVLDLTHPAYRRRVKVFLDMHRVKNAIKRADLTWYDSLWSMEETKNLIGFVGKNPKVRPLGIDVRFTVEREENEYGILKKYDLQPGYILVVGNGLSHKNPGVLLRISDNMSRRLVFVGVSERSQNYWKRRYPEAKAVWVKYVEEEDLPSLIRFAFCLAQPSTAEGYGYPPLEAMACGVPAIVSNIQVLVETTGENVLVANPEDSRAWLEAFDKLEDQSERKTYIDKGLKWVKPLQGREGWKNHIADIEEVLEGKK
- a CDS encoding glycosyltransferase family 4 protein, with the translated sequence MENRQTGKGDKGGALGIIRVAYLFNHSFFLGGGEISFLELIRSVDRRRIDPVALVPEEGEIAVQLRSFGITVRSCSIPSLRRMPKGAPFGSLFRLVRIIRGSGVHFLHVNGSRACLYGGLAGRMLGIPVIWHVRETIRDIFFYDGFLALLAGIIVCVSRGVQVTRFGRFGNRIKNRTVVVYNGVDTRKFKRNQIARQRFREKLGVKDEILFGIVGSILPLKGQDFFLKGLIRAIQRKPGLPVKVLIIGRTVDLAYYAMIRRLVSDMGLDGHVHFRDFYENIRNVFSGLDVFVLPSSREGFSRSLLEAMSVGLPVLASRIGEIEEAVTDAINAILVDFNDLEGMASAIIKLTEDARLRSRLAEKNRKRAMENFDLQSHARSIEGVYSKLLSGGGP
- a CDS encoding glycosyltransferase family 4 protein — protein: MRILVLTPTFLPALGGAELVILQVFRRLARRHTVLVLTPHLSQKILESSSSKEYDRLINFKVSRYHDRLTMFRVRGHRLTRGLIPPFSLSAVSAVKRAAGEFRPHVMNVHYVMPTGLAGLYAQRFLRVPCVITYNGRDVPGPGVPPLWKYWHRFVGLGCADMTFVSGYCRDVIYGSSSHHGHVIYNGVEEPVPVSYEQLASFRARFDIPRKAPVLFALQRVDALKRIDVIIRSMPGILTREPEARLIIGGKGEDLERLKCLAVELGIEGRVIFPGFIPDGEIPVYQMAADLFLFHSTFETFGIVLAEAMNYEKAVVSVSNTAIREVVDNGHTGLLVPTLDHRAFAQAVLELIRDRPQREEMGRRGYEKVKRLFLWDAIAGQYESVLESAAFGESLP